The following coding sequences lie in one Arachis stenosperma cultivar V10309 chromosome 5, arast.V10309.gnm1.PFL2, whole genome shotgun sequence genomic window:
- the LOC130981629 gene encoding cysteine-rich receptor-like protein kinase 25 has product MSRSLNNRTLFLILISTMLMKHGNSMPTYNYHDCKDPLLENATTGAIFQSDLTSLLSPLSLAASSKSFHKANVSTRLYGLFLCRADVSQDTCKNCTITASIEIKSKCASNSSAVIWYDECMLRYSKEQFFGVAQTKPLVFAWNIDDNNSTSPTETHLNAQALMYQLIEQASSRDTLFSVGKYTVNDGSEDRYGLVQCTRDINRSSCASCLSKLMERTKTCCGHSVGWRLLAPTCNIRYEKDIFYDSLEPLVSPNTSKPILPSKGPILPSKDNRNRTAKLLILHMVIPIAVFMLFCLIWSAQPKERRNQGEQLTNLIQVNNLKSSSRSYFKDQGMIALEDNKGEIQCFSLSTIKVATNSFSDDTKLGEGGFGPVFKGKLNNGKEIAVKRLSFKSRQGIEEFKNEVTLIAKLQHKNLVRLLGCCLDRNEKLLVYEYMANTGLDAFLFDQNKRGKLDWPKREKIINGIARGLSYLHEDSRLKIIHRDLKASNVLLDQDMNPKISDFGTARIFYSDQIEASTERVVGTYGYMAPEYALEGSFSVKSDVYSFGVLMLEILSGRKNIGFFQPERRRDQSLTLISYAWRLWSEGKELEFLDHVLVDACPINVALRWIHIGLLCVQERPKDRPTMSSVILMLGSTTALPLPLAPPFSLSNYYDNTSDEFSITEEKEEEVEEGEDDNSNSFSVKL; this is encoded by the exons atgtctcGCTCCCTCAACAACAGAACTTTATTCTTGATTCTAATCTCAACTATGCTCATGAAGCACGGTAATTCAATGCCaacatacaattatcatgactGTAAAGATCCATTATTGGAGAATGCAACCACCGGTGCCATTTTCCAATCTGATCTAACTTCTCTGTTGAGTCCTTTATCTTTAGCGGCTTCCTCTAAGAGCTTCCACAAGGCTAATGTTTCCACAAGGCTGTATGGCCTCTTCCTCTGCAGGGCTGATGTGTCGCAGGACACCTGCAAAAACTGTACCATAACTGCCAGCATAGAAATCAAAAGCAAGTGCGCATCGAATTCTAGCGCAGTAATCTGGTACGACGAATGCATGCTTAGGTACTCCAAGGAACAGTTTTTTGGGGTGGCACAAACTAAGCCATTAGTATTCGCTTGGAACATTGACGACAATAATAGCACTTCACCTACTGAAACTCATCTCAATGCACAAGCACTGATGTACCAGTTGATAGAACAAGCCTCAAGTAGGGATACGCTGTTCAGTGTAGGGAAATATACGGTAAATGATGGGTCCGAGGATAGATACGGGTTGGTGCAGTGTACAAGGGATATAAATCGCTCTTCATGTGCATCTTGTTTGTCTAAGTTGATGGAGAGAACTAAGACTTGTTGCGGACACAGTGTTGGGTGGCGCTTACTGGCTCCTACTTGCAATATAAGGTACGAGAAGGATATCTTCTATGATAGTTTAGAGCCACTAGTATCACCTAATACTAGCAAACCGATACTACCATCGAAAGGTCCGATACTACCATCGAAAG ATAACAGAAATCGCACTGCAAAACTCCTTATACTCCACATGGTCATTCCAATTGCGGTTTTTATGCTCTTCTGTCTTATCTGGTCAGCTCAACCCAAGGAAAGACGAAATCAAG GGGAACAGCTTACCAATTTAATTCAAGTAAATAACTTGAAAAGTTCAAGTAGGTCGTACTTTAAGGATCAAGGAATGATTGCACTCGAAGACAACAAAGGAGAAATACAGTGCTTTAGTTTGAGCACGATTAAGGTTGCTACCAACAGTTTTTCTGATGACACTAAGCTAGGTGAAGGTGGCTTTGGGCCCGTTTTCAAG GGGAAGTTAAATAATGGAAAGGAAATAGCAGTTAAAAGGCTTTCATTCAAATCAAGACAAGGCATTGAAGAATTCAAGAATGAAGTGACGTTGATTGCAAAACTTCAACACAAAAATCTTGTTAGGCTCTTGGGATGCTGCCTTGATAGAAACGAAAAGCTTCTTGTCTATGAGTACATGGCCAACACCGGTCTCGATGCTTTTCTGTTTG ATCAAAACAAACGTGGAAAGCTGGACTGGCCTAAGCGGGAAAAAATTATAAATGGAATTGCAAGAGGTCTTTCATATCTACACGAGGATTCCAGGCTGAAAATTATTCATAGAGATTTGAAAGCTAGCAATGTATTGTTAGACCAAGACATGAATCCCAAGATATCAGATTTTGGGACTGCTAGAATATTTTATAGCGATCAAATTGAAGCAAGCACCGAAAGGGTTGTTGGTACATA TGGTTATATGGCACCAGAATATGCTTTGGAAGGGTCATTTTCGGTCAAATCTGATGTTTATAGCTTTGGGGTACTGATGTTGGAAATTTTAAGCGGGAGAAAGAACATTGGTTTCTTCCAACCAGAGCGTCGTCGTGATCAAAGCCTAACTCTTATATCTTAT GCATGGCGACTCTGGAGCGAAGGCAAGGAGCTGGAATTTCTGGATCATGTCCTGGTCGACGCTTGCCCCATAAATGTGGCGTTGAGATGGATTCATATTGGCCTGTTGTGTGTTCAAGAAAGGCCCAAAGACAGGCCCACCATGTCCTCGGTTATTTTGATGCTTGGAAGCACTACAGCCCTTCCTCTACCACTTGCACCTCCATTCTCTTTAAGCAACTATTATGACAATACAAGTGACGAATTTTCAATAacggaagaaaaagaagaggaggtGGAAGAAGGGGAGGATGATAATTCCAACTCTTTTTCAGTAAAATTATAG